The genome window AGGATGCGGAGATCTTTGCCCGCAACCTCTACGAGATGGGTCTCATGCCGGCGCGCGATTACGAGAATTACGTGGCGCTGTTCAAGATCATGACGTCCTACTTGAAGCCGCCGGATTTGCTCGTGTATCTGAAGGCATCGGTCCCGACGCTCGTGGACCACATCCAGTCGCGCGGCAGGGAGTTTGAATCGACCATCCGGATAGAGTATCTGCAGCGCCTGAATACGCACTACGAGGATTGGGTCACGCGCTACGACCTCGGGCCCAAGATCATCATTGACGTGGATGAACTGGACTTCGTGAACGTCAAGGAAGACCAACAGGAAATCATTGGTCGGATTGAGTCTCGGCTCTTCGGCCTGTTCCCGGAATAGCATGTCCGGCAACGCGTTTCGGTCTGCCGGCTGGATTCTGGCGGTGGCTTTCGCCGGTGTCGTTTTGGTGGGTTCATTGGGTACGGCCCTCTCCGTCGCGCAGACGGCTGATCGGTTAACCGCCCACCCAAAGCAAGGTCTTGTTCGCATTTTCGATTCGCCGGTGCCCGCGGGCGCGTTCGGCTATACCTTCGGGGCCGCAGGCTGGCCCGATGCGTGGTCCCTTTTCGGTGTGGATCCGCACGAACACCGCATTGGCGTCCGGACTGTGCCGTGGGACAGCCCCATCAGCGGGCGCCCGCTGCACGAGATGCTTCCGTCGTTGCTCGGCGGTGAGGATTATTTCGCGGCCGAGCCCCTCACCGTCCTCCGCTATGAATCCGCAGGCGATGGGCTGCAGGCGGCCCGCGTGGTACACGTGCAGAACCGTCAGCCGGGCTTTCTCCAAACGTCAGACAGCAGTGGTACCCGATTGCAGACGCTGTTCGGATACGCCGGGGCGGGCGCAACGGGCGAGTATGACGGCAGCGCGCTACGCAGGATGCGACAGATCACCGGTATTGTCGCGCTTTCCGGCACGTGGGGGCGCGTGCGCCTTTCCGATACGAACACACGGCACCGGGTGGGCGCGCATGGGGGGGTTGAGCCCTTTACCTCGGAATACGAGTCGATCTATCAGCGGCTCGGCGCCCGCGTCCGGAAT of Rhodothermales bacterium contains these proteins:
- a CDS encoding deoxynucleoside kinase, with product MTKIGKKYVAIAGNIGAGKSSLTRVLSDYFKWEAYFERVDDNPYLTDFYDDMLRWSFNLQVFFLSSRFEHQQKIEQAPHSVVQDRSIYEDAEIFARNLYEMGLMPARDYENYVALFKIMTSYLKPPDLLVYLKASVPTLVDHIQSRGREFESTIRIEYLQRLNTHYEDWVTRYDLGPKIIIDVDELDFVNVKEDQQEIIGRIESRLFGLFPE